The Fusarium graminearum PH-1 chromosome 2, whole genome shotgun sequence genome includes a region encoding these proteins:
- a CDS encoding ribose-phosphate pyrophosphokinase 1, with the protein MELLIMISACKGGSANKVTAVLPYFPYSRQSKKKSHRGAITARMLANLLGVAGVKHIITVDLHASQMQGFFKCPVDNLHAEPILAKWIRHNVSNWREAVVVSKNAGGTKRVTSLADALKLNFGIVTTDRKRVSNMTASMIMRHFDHNVDRQPTPLESNRPIPYRGPPQAERAVETDVTPKRETPPPRTRIVTNSQGSPTRVDSSARVPDPNMTEPVDSNATPPAGSPDDSVNGETDYDDHKASEVTQGRLVQGRIVEDDYPSPDRSVVDGSVDDDPMTMSHASSFFVPEPQSLGGSGDAAASSDEEDNAFEEPGAEHLITLVGNVKNRTVFIVDDMIDKAGSWIAAAETVVKKGGAKRVYCMATHGVFGGDSLEQLQACECIDQIVVTNSFPIDKDRARSISKLVVLDLSFLLAEAIRRNHYGEALSPLFQHYGD; encoded by the exons ATGGagcttctcatcatgatctcAGCCTGCAAAGGCGGTTCCGCTAACAAAGTCACTG CCGTCCTTCCTTACTTTCCCTACAGTCGGCaatcaaagaagaagtcgCATAGGGGTGCGATCACTGCTCGTATGCTTGCGAACTTGTTGGGTGTTGCTGGTGTTAAGCATATCATCACTGTCGACCTTCACGCATCTCAGATGCAGGGGTTTTTCAAATGTCCCGTCGACAACCTACATGCAGAGCCTATCCTCGCTAAATGGATCCGCCACAACGTGTCTAACTGGCGCGAAGCGGTCGTGGTTTCCAAGAATGCTGGAGGAACCAAGCGTGTGACATCGCTTGCAGATGCTCTGAAGCTCAACTTCGGTATTGTCACTACAGACAGGAAGCGTGTGAGCAACATGACAGCCAGCATGATCATGAGACATTTTGATCACAACGTCGACCGCCAACCAACGCCTTTGGAGTCAAACCGCCCTATTCCCTATCGTGGACCTCCGCAGGCCGAGCGTGCGGTCGAGACCGATGTCACTCCTAAGAGGGAGACCCCGCCTCCGCGCACTAGAATTGTGACGAATTCGCAGGGCTCTCCTACACGAGTTGACAGTTCCGCGCGTGTACCCGACCCCAATATGACCGAGCCTGTGGATTCAAACGCTACACCACCTGCAGGATCACCCGATGATTCGGTCAACGGCGAGACGGACTACGATGATCATAAGGCGTCTGAGGTCACGCAAGGCCGTTTGGTCCAGGGCCGCATTGTTGAGGATGATTATCCTTCTCCTGATCGATCGGTTGTCGATGGCAGTGTTGACGACGATCCAATGACGATGTCGCATGCATCTTCGTTCTTTGTTCCTGAGCCCCAATCCCTTGGAGGATCCGGTGATGCCGCGGCAAGTTCCGATGAGGAAGACAATGCTTTCGAGGAACCTGGAGCCGAGCATCTAATTACTCTGGTTGGAAACGTCAAGAACCGTACCGTCTTCATCGTGGATGACATGATTGACAAGGCCGGATCTTGGATTGCTGCAGCCGAGACTGTAGTGAAGAAGGGTGGAGCCAAAAGGGTTTACTGCATGGCCACTCATGGCGTGTTTGGAGGCGACAGTTTGGAACAACTTCAAGCGTGCGAGTGCATTGACCAGATTGTTGTCACCAACAGTTTTCCCATCGACAAGGACAGAGCTCGTAGCATCAGCAAacttgttgttctcgaccTTTCTTTCCTACTCGCCGAAGCCATTCGACGTAACCACTACGGTGAGGCGCTCTCGCCTCTCTTCCAACATTACGGTGATTAG
- a CDS encoding postreplication repair E3 ubiquitin-protein ligase rad18, which yields MANVHFVVQQSKRTNYEAIGHWKRLYKPLLELDQTLWSWREKAIPKTRHQNEKPQLIITTPVIHQRANAYGHPHDYRILGLRPVRHRKYNTMKLSKSQTAMAKTTTMTTNSNQSQDGLVACPVCQDRMKDWQVFTHLESCTGPKPKPQQIVPSVSSPIYSQQRQPTKAPDRLPTINYSMYKETALRKKMADLGISNQGPRALLERRHKEWMTIWNSNCDAAQPRTRHDLLRDLNVWENTLGARAPTTGRAVQNAAIIKDKDFDGAAWAAKHDTSFKDLIANARKTMLDAKEKAEKAARETEVEEAAKAHSQAQEPEVPTQQLTGRITGRIVPSTREPPGESFQ from the exons ATGGCAAATGTCCACTTTGTCGTGCAACAGAGCAAGAGAACAAATTACGAAGCAATTGGTCATTGGAAGAGGCTGTACAAGCCTTTGTTAGAGCTAGATCAGACACTTTGGAGTTGGCGCGAAAAGGCAATTCCCAAAACACGACATCAAAACGAAAAGCCACAACTGATCATCACGACTCCTGTAATTCACCAGAGGGCAAACGCCTACGGTCATCCTCACGATTACAGAATACTCGGTCTTCGGCCCGTCAGACACCGCAAATACAATACGATGAAACTGTCGAAGTCCCAGACAGCGATGGCGaagacgacaacgatgacgacgaatTCCAACCAGAGCCAG GACGGTCTGGTTGCATGTCCCGTCTGCCAGGATCGAATGAAGGATTGGCAGGTCTTTACGCATCTAGAATCATGCACTGGGCCAAAGCCGAAACCGCAGCAGATTGTGCCCAGCGTTTCCAGTCCAATATACAGTCAACAACGACAGCCTACAAAGGCGCCCGACCGACTTCCTACAATCAATTACTCTATGTATAAAGAAACGGCACTGCGAAAGAAGATGGCCGATCTTGGCATTTCTAATCAGGGACCCCGCGCTCTACTTGAGCGACGACACAAAGAATGGATGACAATATGGAACTCAAACTGCGACGCTGCGCAACCTAGGACGCGCCACGACTTACTACGTGATCTAAACGTTTGGGAAAACACACTAGGAGCACGGGCTCCGACAACAGGGCGGGCTGTTCAAAACGCGGCTAttatcaaagacaaagactttgatggCGCAGCATGGGCCGCTAAACATGACACATCCTTCAAAGACTTGATCGCAAATGCAAGAAAGACGATGCTTGATGCAaaggagaaggccgagaaagCGGCCAGAGAGACGGAGGTGGAAGAGGCTGCTAAGGCACATTCCCAAGCACAGGAGCCAGAGGTTCCCACTCAACAGCTGACTGGGCGAATAACTGGGCGAATAGTCCCCAGTACAAGGGAACCACCAGGAGAAAGCTTCCAATGA
- a CDS encoding histone acetyltransferase E produces MAGGTPGGEPTVGSGEPRLKSLATPETIKTGCIAWVEKEGQPRRAEILSIKTTKSGKQFYCNFDNFNKRLDEWVPVIRLDFTREVEWPNPEKEKPKDPKAKKAPTVQSKKTQPSKKSQKRPSKREQSTTSEANTPHPWTDFVENQNRQKSASIGPDGDSQARASVDGGETPGGGDEMEVDERETEVKREPAEFSREVEIEKLRTSGSMTQNPTEVSRIRNISKVQFGRFDLYPWYFSPYPEIFSQEDVIFICEFCLSYYGDLKAFTRHRKKCTLQHPPGNELYRNEEISFFEIDGRRQRTWCRNLCLLSKMFLDHKTLYYDVDPFLFYVMTVRTEKGCHMVGYFSKEKESADGYNVACILTMPQYQRKGYGRLLIQFSYELSRIEGKLGSPEKPLSDLGLLSYRQYWSENILEFLMGYNERDEKVTIEAISTALAMTTQDVEHTLQALRMQVYHKSDHKIVIPEKLIEQREKTKLKRKRTVDPTKIQWKPPVFTASSRTWGW; encoded by the exons atggctggcgGTACACCTGGAGGCGAGCCCACCGTGGGCTCAGGTGAGCCGCGATTAAAAAGCCTTGCGACACCCGAAACGATCAAGACTGGGTGCATTGCCTGGGTCGAGAAAGAAGGCCAGCCACGACGCGCCGAAATTCTCAGCATCAAGACAACCAAGAGCGGCAAACAATTTTACTGCAATTTTGATAACTTCAATAAGCGACTGGATGAATGGGTACCTGTCATCAGATTGGACTTTACTCGGGAGGTTGAATGGCCAAACCCCGAAAAGGAAAAGCCTAAAGACCCAAAGGCGAAGAAAGCGCCCACTGTGCAATCCAAGAAGACACAACCTTCAAAGAAGTCTCAAAAACGGCCCAGCAAACGAGAGCAATCAACTACGTCGGAAGCCAATACCCCACATCCTTGGACTG ATTTCGTGGAGAACCAAAACCGGCAAAAGTCTGCCTCGATCGGCCCCGATGGCGATAGTCAAGCACGCGCCAGCGTTGATGGCGGCGAAACACCTGGGGGAGGTGACGAAATGGAGGTGGACGAAAGAGAAACGGAAGTCAAAAGGGAGCCAGCAGAGTTCAGTCGTGAGgtcgagattgagaagcTTCGCACATCCGGCTCCATGACTCAAAATCCAACCGAAGTCTCACGAATCCGAAATATCTCCAAGGTACAATTTGGCCGTTTCGATCTGTATCCATGGTATTTCTCGCCATACCCCGAGATTTTCAGTCAGGAAGATGTCATTTTCATCTGTGAATTCTGTCTGAGCTATTATGGAGACTTGAAGGCTTTCACTCGGCACCGAAAAAAGTGCACACTACAGCACCCACCTGGAAACGAACTTTATCGAAATGAGGAAATATCCTTCTTCGAAATCGATGGGCGACGACAGCGAACGTGGTGTCGCaacctttgtcttttgtccAAGATGTTTCTTGACCACAAGACACTGTATTATGATGTGGACCCTTTCCTGTTTTATGTCATGACGGTGCGAACCGAAAAAGGATGTCACATGGTGGGATATTTCtccaaggagaaagagagtgCAGACGGGTACAACGTTGCTTGTATTCTGACTATGCCTCAATATCAGCGCAAAGGCTACGGCCGACTTCTGATCCAGTTCTCGTACGAGCTCTCTCGAATCGAAGGAAAGCTTGGCTCCCCTGAAAAGCCACTGTCAGATTTGGGCCTGCTGAGTTATCGACAATATTGGTCAGAAAACATTCTGGAATTCCTCATGGGTTACAACGAACGTGACGAGAAAGTCACAATCGAGGCGATTTCTACAGCTCTGGCCATGACAACACAGGATGTCGAGCACACTCTCCAAGCATTGCGGATGCAGGTCTACCACAAGAGTGACCACAAGATTGTGATACCCGAGAAGTTGATCGAGCAACGCGAAAAGACCAAACTGAAGAGGAAGCGAACCGTGGACCCAACCAAGATCCAATGGAAACCTCCAGTATTCACAGCTTCAAGCCGAACATGGGGATGGTAA
- a CDS encoding RNA exonuclease 4, which produces MAALSSNWKKLQAKLKEESASKPSLKRKPETPATNPPTKKPKVQKSFTKTLKAAKSAQTSDKKKMGGVHSSKIEETAPGTSTSLALWAEDHDVSAEALAEAYNLGAKDNSMMLAAAKDKINHGLTEGIEIGKYIAIDCEMVGVGPGGHESALARVSIVDFHGVQIYDSYVKPKEKVTNWRTAVSGISQKSMRFARDFEEVQAEIDKLLRGRILVGHDLKHDLEALILSHPGKDIRDTAKFSGFKKYANGRKPSLRVLAQQLLGVEIQGGEHSSIEDARATMLLFRKHKSAFDVDHANRYAPKTASGGGQKGNKPKKKKK; this is translated from the coding sequence ATGGCTGCGCTTTCTTCAAATtggaagaagctccaggCAAAGCTCAAAGAGGAATCTGCATCAAAGCCGTCTCTCAAGCGCAAACCGGAGACCCCAGCGACAAATCCACCAACGAAAAAGCCCAAGGTCCAAAAGTCCTTTACAAAAACACTAAAAGCAGCAAAATCGGCGCAAAcaagcgacaagaagaaaatgggAGGCGTTCACAGCtcaaagattgaagagacGGCACCAGGGACCTCGACATCTCTTGCGCTATGGGCAGAAGACCACGATGTATCCGCAGAAGCTCTCGCTGAGGCATACAATTTGGGTGCTAAAGACAACTCAATgatgcttgctgctgcaaaagacaaaattaACCATGGACTCACAGAGGGTATCGAGATCGGCAAATACATTGCCATCGACTGCGAGATGGTTGGTGTAGGACCAGGCGGCCATGAATCAGCTCTCGCTCGTGTGAGCATCGTCGACTTCCATGGTGTGCAAATTTACGACTCTTATGTGAAAcccaaggagaaggtcaCAAATTGGAGAACAGCCGTCAGCGGGATCAGCCAAAAATCTATGAGATTTGCCAGGGACTTTGAGGAAGTACAAGCAGAGATTGACAAGCTCCTTCGGGGTCGAATTTTGGTCGGCCACGACCTGAAGCATGATTTAGAAGCTCTCATTCTTAGCCATCCAGGAAAAGACATACGAGACACAGCCAAGTTTTCAGGGTTCAAAAAATACGCAAACGGGAGAAAACCGTCATTACGAGTCCTTGCCCAACAGCTGCTAGGAGTTGAGATACAAGGAGGGGAGCATTCCAGTATTGAAGATGCGCGAGCGACTATGTTACTTTTTCGCAAGCACAAGTCAGCTTTTGATGTGGACCATGCGAATCGATATGCGCCAAAGACAGCGTCTGGAGGGGGTCAGAAAGGAAACAaaccaaagaagaagaagaaatag